From Anopheles funestus chromosome 3RL, idAnoFuneDA-416_04, whole genome shotgun sequence, a single genomic window includes:
- the LOC125769746 gene encoding uncharacterized protein LOC125769746, which yields MAQKRPRISVGVMAVCCGVLSLSVVARESASHSDAGASARKYVAVHHHPVHPGTFSSPVDAPDTLGMAGTTTPLTPDPKAIENERHRQTRDTIQIIRPTSTNEESISTGTTAKQIRLRRMEPNIRNLPSPLVFMPARGRRFGGFEIPTEKRQITIEQMLEKGDYFVPNRGKKAPTPTGELIKKGKFDVLLGGTPDEYFFPNRGKKQYWLTYDSSVSNGRPMAARAVTPFDGKQNSYTLSNVQQLQQPLASRLRRNLLENLANEHKDTFFSSRGKRLLPLTEELMLVPGNTLTDEQPGELGPEGLSGEMMPEFSSQPNDLDALLWNQDLLLSLDQPVS from the exons ATGGCACAGAAACGGCCACGAATCTCGGTGGGCGTAATGGCAGTTTGTTGCGGCGTACTGTCCCTATCGGTTGTGGCGCGTGAATCTGCCTCCCACAGTGATGCCGGAGCAAGCGCACGAAAGTATGTCGCGGTGCATCATCATCCGGTGCATCCGGGAACATTTTCATCTCCGGTCGATGCACCGGACACGCTGGGTATGGCAGGCACGACAACACCACTAACGCCCGATCCGAAAGCGATCGAAAATGAACGTCATCGACAAACGAG AGACACAATTCAAATCATTCGACCAACTTCAACGAACGAAGAATCCATCAGCACCGGTACAACGGCGAAGCAAATAAGACTCCGACGGATGGAACCAAACATCCGTAACCTTCCTTCGCCGCTTGTCTTTATGCCTGCCCGTGGTCGTCGGTTTGGTGGCTTCGAAATTCCGACCGAAAAGCGACAGATCACCATCGAGCAGATGCTTGAGAAGGGTGACTACTTCGTCCCGAACAGAGGCAAAAAGGCACCGACGCCGACGGGCGAACTGATCAAGAAGGGCAAGTTCGACGTACTGCTGGGTGGGACGCCCGATGAGTACTTCTTCCCGAACCGAGGCAAAAAGCAGTACTGGCTGACGTACGACTCCTCGGTCAGCAATGGAAGACCCATGGCCGCTCGGGCCGTTACACCGTTTGATGGCAAACAGAATAGCTACACCCTGTCGAACGTCCAACAACTTCAACAGCCCCTAGCGAGTCGTTTGCGCCGAAATTTGCTGGAAAATCTTGCCAACGAGCACAAGGATACGTTCTTTTCGTCGCGTGGCAAAAGGCTTCTACCGCTGACGGAGGAATTGATGCTCGTGCCTGGTAATACGCTAACCGACGAGCAGCCGGGCGAGCTTGGTCCGGAAGGTTTGTCGGGTGAAATGATGCCGGAGTTTTCCAGCCAGCCGAACGATCTCGATGCATTACTGTGGAATCAGGATCTGTTGCTTTCGCTGGATCAACCCGTAAGCTAA